In Syngnathus scovelli strain Florida chromosome 11, RoL_Ssco_1.2, whole genome shotgun sequence, one DNA window encodes the following:
- the grm2b gene encoding glutamate receptor, metabotropic 2b — protein sequence MLSIALRLRSWAFPAPSYWPLQILLLELLVPGNLPSMSRLPPAAKREILIDGDLVIGGLFPVHHKGEGTEDCGKINAERGIQRLEAMLLALDEINSSDRILPGLQLGAHILDTCSKDTYALEQSLDFVRASLTKVHDPGFICPDGSRPIQNEVPLAISGVIGGSYSDVSIQVANLLRLFQIPQISYASTSAKLSDKSRYDYFARTVPADFYQAKAMAEILRYFKWTYVSTVASEGDYGETGIDAFQQEARSHQICIATSAKVSRSMNRQGFENVIRSLQQKSNAKVVIMFTRSEDARELLVAAARMKVNFIWVASDGWGAQESVVRGSETAADGAFTIELASYPIREFEDYFTKLNPYTNTRNPWFKEFWEHRFGCSLQEHGCSERSLRDGTFEQESKIMFVVNAVYAMAYALHNMRQAVCSNTSKVCEAMKPGNGKRFYKEFILKTKFKAPFRPVDTLNMVRFDSVGDSISRYNIFHYHQEDGKFVYKKVGYWDQNLTLNTTLVSWPGLSPPTSQCSDPCRKNEVKSMQPGDVCCWICIPCQPYQYLQDEFTCADCGFGQWPLDNLTGCYDLPEEYIRWEDAWAIGPVTISCLGIMCTLSVVALFFKHNETPVVKASGRELSYILLLGVLMCYSMTFIYIGKPSTAVCTLRRLGLGTSFAVCYSALLTKTNRIARIFSGVKDGAQRPRFISPASQVAICGALISCQLLVAVIWLLVEVPGVRKEVSPERRDVVTLKCNSRDSSMLMSLTYNCVLIVLCTVYAFKTRKCPENFNEAKFIGFTMYTTCIIWLAFQPIFYVTASDYRVQTTTMCISVSLSGSVVLGCLFAPKVHIILFQPQKNVASLRVTANRFSATVSASASAPSSSYSKGSASNYVPTVCNGREVVDSTTSSL from the exons ATGCTGAGCATCGCGCTCCGCCTCAGGTCTTGGGCCTTTCCAGCGCCTTCTTACTGGCCCCTCCAGATCCTCCTCCTGGAGTTGCTGGTACCAGGAAACCTGCCTAGCATGTCCAGACTCCCCCCGGCGGCCAAGCGTGAGATCCTCATCGACGGCGACTTGGTGATCGGTGGCCTCTTCCCGGTGCACCACAAAGGCGAAGGGACGGAGGACTGTGGTAAAATCAACGCGGAGCGAGGGATCCAGAGACTGGAGGCCATGCTGCTGGCGCTCGACGAGATTAACTCCAGTGATCGCATTCTTCCTGGACTCCAGCTCGGGGCGCACATCCTTGACACCTGCTCAAAGGACACCTACGCTCTGGAGCAGTCCCTCGATTTTGTCAGGGCATCTCTCACTAAGGTGCACGACCCAGGCTTCATCTGCCCGGATGGGTCCCGACCCATCCAGAATGAAGTCCCGCTGGCCATTTCGGGGGTTATCGGCGGATCCTACAGTGATGTTTCCATCCAG GTGGCCAACCTCCTTCGACTCTTCCAGATCCCTCAAATCAGCTACGCCTCCACCAGTGCCAAACTAAGTGACAAATCCCGTTATGACTACTTTGCCCGCACCGTGCCCGCAGACTTCTACCAAGCCAAAGCCATGGCGGAGATTCTGCGTTATTTCAAATGGACCTACGTGTCCACTGTGGCATCGGAGGGCGACTACGGCGAGACGGGGATCGACGCCTTCCAGCAAGAGGCCCGCTCCCACCAAATCTGCATCGCCACCTCGGCCAAGGTGAGCCGTTCCATGAACCGTCAGGGCTTTGAGAACGTGATCCGCTCCCTGCAGCAGAAGTCCAACGCCAAGGTGGTCATCATGTTCACCCGTAGCGAGGATGCCAGGGAGCTGCTGGTGGCCGCTGCCCGCATGAAAGTCAATTTCATCTGGGTGGCCAGTGACGGCTGGGGAGCGCAGGAGAGCGTGGTGAGGGGCAGCGAGACGGCTGCGGATGGCGCTTTCACCATCGAGCTGGCCTCCTACCCTATCAGAGAATTTGAAGACTACTTCACCAAACTCAACCCCTACACCAACACCAGGAACCCGTGGTTCAAAGAGTTCTGGGAGCACCGCTTCGGCTGCAGCCTCCAGGAACACGGCTGCAGCGAGCGCAGCCTCAGGGACGGCACTTTTGAGCAGGAGTCCAAGATCATGTTTGTGGTCAACGCCGTCTATGCCATGGCCTACGCCCTACACAACATGAGGCAAGCGGTGTGCTCCAACACCTCCAAAGTCTGTGAAGCCATGAAACCGGGCAATGGCAAAAGGTTCTACAAGGAGTTCATTCTGAAGACCAAGTTTAAAG CTCCGTTTCGACCCGTGGACACCCTAAACATGGTGCGCTTCGACTCTGTCGGCGACAGCATCAGCCGCTACAACATCTTCCACTACCACCAAGAAGACGGGAAGTTTGTCTACAAGAAGGTGGGCTACTGGGACCAGAACCTGACCCTGAACACCACGCTGGTAAGCTGGCCTGGGCTGTCGCCGCCCACCTCGCAGTGTAGCGACCCCTGCAGGAAGAACGAGGTGAAGAGCATGCAGCCCGGCGACGTGTGCTGCTGGATCTGCATCCCCTGCCAACCCTACCAGTACCTTCAGGACGAGTTCACGTGTGCCGACTGCGGCTTCGGCCAGTGGCCCCTGGACAACCTGACGGGCTGCTACGACCTGCCCGAAGAGTACATCCGCTGGGAGGACGCGTGGGCCATCGGACCCGTTACCATCTCCTGCTTGGGAATAATGTGCACCCTCTCCGTGGTGGCCCTGTTCTTCAAGCACAACGAGACGCCGGTGGTGAAGGCGAGCGGACGTGAGCTCTCCTACATCCTCCTGCTGGGAGTCCTGATGTGCTACAGCATGACCTTCATCTACATCGGCAAGCCTTCCACCGCCGTTTGCACGCTGCGCCGACTGGGCCTGGGCACGTCGTTCGCTGTGTGCTACTCGGCTCTGCTCACCAAGACCAATCGGATCGCCCGCATCTTCAGCGGCGTGAAGGACGGCGCCCAGCGGCCTCGCTTCATCAGCCCGGCCTCCCAGGTGGCCATATGCGGAGCGCTTATCTCCTGCCAGCTTCTGGTGGCCGTCATCTGGCTGCTGGTGGAGGTGCCCGGCGTGAGGAAGGAGGTGAGCCCGGAGCGGAGAGACGTGGTGACCCTCAAGTGCAACAGCAGGGATTCCAGCATGCTCATGTCGCTCACCTACAACTGCGTCCTCATCGTCCTCTGCACCGTCTACGCCTTCAAGACGAGGAAGTGCCCAGAAAATTTCAACGAGGCCAAGTTCATCGGTTTTACTATGTACACCACCTGCATCATCTGGCTTGCCTTCCAGCCCATCTTCTATGTCACCGCCAGTGACTACAGG GTCCAGACCACCACCATGTGCATTTCTGTCAGTCTGAGCGGATCAGTGGTGCTGGGCTGCCTGTTCGCTCCAAAGGTCCACATCATCCTCTTCCAGCCTCAGAAGAACGTCGCTTCGCTGCGGGTCACAGCCAACCGCTTCAGTGCCACCGTGTCAGCCTCTGCATCCGCTCCCAGTTCCAGTTACTCAAAAG ggtcagcctcCAACTATGTGCCAACGGTTTGTAACGGTCGTGAAGTGGTGGACTCGACGACTTCCTCATTGTGA
- the rrp9 gene encoding U3 small nucleolar RNA-interacting protein 2 isoform X1, translating to MSSFFIKGSKKYQVAKTGIKTSKRKGDADPAAKGKAKKQKAKYNEEISSDSDTESPIVPKKGQAKEDYDYDETPQEKKLRLAKLYLNQLKDQEEEKIENDSFETDLIAGRLQEELLEQKGKLQRFIAKDLLPPDASDIRLLRGHKLPITCLVISPDDKFIFSSAKDCSVIKWNVESGKKLHVIPGGRKGTEDRHVGHTAQVLCMSISSDAKYLATGDMNKLIMIWEAETCKHLYKFTGHKGPVSGLSFRRGTHDLYSASHDRSIKVWNVDENAYVETLFGHQDAITGLDCLSRERCVTAGGRDHSVRVWKIAEESQLVFHGHEGSIDCIQLINEEHMITGADDGSVCLWSVNKKKPLSTVKQAHGCHGDPGLEQPHWVAAVAALQNSDVVASGASGCSSNSQVQVWKCSPNYRGLEPLFHIPLVGFVNSLKFSHSGHFLVAGVGQEHRLGRWWRQKEARNGICIIPLKRKPTNQDEALTTE from the exons atgtcatctttttttatCAAGGGGTCAAAAAAATACCAAGTAGCAAAAACGGGGATAAAGACATCAAAGCGGAAA GGTGACGCCGACCCGGCTGCGAAGGGCAAAGCCAAGAAACAGAAAGCAAAGTATAACGAAGAGATTTCCAGCGACTCTGACACAGAGAG TCCGATAGTTCCCAAGAAAGGTCAGGCCAAAGAGGACTATGACTATGATGAGACACCGCAGGAGAAGAAACTGAGATTAGCCAAACTTTACCTCAACCAGTTAAAGGATCAAG AGGAAGAAAAGATAGAAAATGACTCATTTGAAACTGATTTGATTGCGGGGAGACTTCAAGAAGAATTG CTTGAGCAGAAAGGAAAGCTACAGCGGTTCATTGCCAAAGAT cTATTACCACCTGACGCTTCAGATATCCGTCTGTTACGAGGACACAAGCTCCCAATAACCTGCCTGGTTATCAGTCCTGACGATAAGTTCATCTTCTCTTCCGCAAAAGACTGCTCCGTAATTAAAT GGAATGTCGAGAGCGGGAAAAAGCTACATGTCATACCTGGTGGAAGGAAAGGGACAGAGGATCGCCATGTTGGACATACGGCTCAAGTCTTGTGCATGTCTATATCATCCGATGCCAAATACTTG GCCACCGGAGACATGAATAAACTGATTATGATTTGGGAAGCTGAAACGTGCAAGCATCTCTACAAATTCACAGGACACAAAGGCCCCGTGTCG GGTCTCTCGTTCAGGAGGGGAACTCACGATCTGTACAGTGCCTCACATGATCGCTCCATCAAAGTGTGGAATGTGGATGAAAACGCATATGTGGAAACTCT CTTCGGCCATCAGGACGCCATCACGGGACTGGACTGCTTAAGCCGAGAACGTTGTGTGACCGCCGGCGGCCGAGACCACAGCGTGCGGGTGTGGAAGATCGCAGAGGAGTCGCAGCTGGTCTTCCACGGCCACGA GGGTTCAATCGATTGCATCCAGCTCATCAACGAGGAGCACATGATCACAGGAGCTGACGACGG CTCTGTGTGTCTTTGGAGCGTCAATAAGAAGAAGCCCCTCAGCACGGTGAAGCAGGCTCacggttgccatggagacccCGGGCTGGAGCAGCCTCACTGGGTCGCCGCGGTAGCCGCGCTTCAGAATAGCGACGTCGTAGCCTCAGGTGCCTCTGGCT GTTCCAGCAACTCGCAGGTGCAAGTGTGGAAATGCAGTCCGAATTATCGAGGGCTTGAGCCTCTCTTCCATATTCCACTG GTCGGTTTTGTCAACAGCTTGAAGTTTTCGCACTCTGGTCACTTCTTGGTGGCGGGTGTCGGGCAGGAACACAG GTTGGGTCGATGGTGGAGACAAAAAGAGGCCCGCAATGGAATCTGTATCATTCCCCTTAAAAGAAAACCTACCAATCAAGATGAAGCCCTTACAACAGAATAG
- the LOC125976965 gene encoding uncharacterized protein isoform X2 — MPPKREAGATPSPTPPPKMLKINTVPPDDGPMEELAESTYSPFFHTEEFEEINDEGSQGIRTDTISLLMKIEELQAQLKYERRCRILAERELREMKEMNTLMAEMRHTAHQLRATLDHVLQGGDATMVPHNSQDEDIAFLPGPEAQTEAVGDKPEDINNYMYLAEDLRVPRNLYEHVGEISDYKKYTAALLMMLFDRETLATHSLQGRRNTVTGEECSKPQLPPEILRSIINHVRVKFGVDSSQIRTAIRTKLNNEDKLLKKRMGMVKVEPKPNNASI, encoded by the exons ATGCCACCCAAGAGAGAGGCGGGGGCGACCCCATCCCCGACGCCGCCGCCAAAGATGCTAAAGATCAACACGGTCCCACCGGATGATGGTCCAATGGAGGAGTTGGCCGAGTCCACTTACTCTCCTTTTTTCCACACCGAG GAATTTGAGGAAATTAATGACGAAGGGAGTCAAGGCATCCGAACGGACACCATCAGCCTGCTGATGAAGATAGAAGAGCTGCAGGCCCAACTCAAATATGAACGGCGATGTCGAATTCTGGCTGAGAGAGAATTGAGGGAGATGAAAG AGATGAACACCCTCATGGCGGAGATGCGACACACGGCTCATCAGCTCCGAGCCACGCTGGACCACGTTCTTCAAGGCGGTGACGCGACGATGGTGCCGCACAACTCCCAAGACGAAGACATCGCTTTCCTGCCGGGGCCCGAGGCCCAAACGGAAGCAGTAGGCGACAAGCCAGAG GATATCAACAACTACATGTACCTCGCTGAAGACCTCCGCGTTCCAAGAAATCTTTACGAGCATGTGGGCGAAATCTCCGACTACAAGAAATACACCGCCGCGCTGCTTATGATGCTTTTTGACAGAGAGACGTTAGCCACGCACTCGCTGCAGGGCCGCAGGAACACTGTGACTGGGGAGGAATGCTCCAAGCCCCAGCTCCCACCTGAGATCCTCAGGAGCATCATCA ATCACGTGCGGGTCAAGTTCGGTGTGGACAGCAGCCAGATCAGGACGGCCATCCGGACCAAGTTGAACAATGAGGACAAATTGCTCAAGAAGAGAATGGGCATGGTCAAAGTGGAACCCAAACCCAACAACGCGTCGATATGA
- the LOC125976964 gene encoding isotocin receptor-like, protein MEDFLRADDTRIQNASWARWRAFENGSHSANNTVNPLKRNDEVAKAEVAVLVLVLLLALTGNLCVLWAIRAAKTRQSRMLYFMRHLSIADLVVAVFQVLPQLIWDITFRFSGPDVLCRLVKYAQVVGMFASTYMLVLMSIDRCLAICQPLRPLRRGRDRVCVGTSWLLSLIFSAPQMYIFSRRDVGNGVYDCWGDFVHPWGAKVYITWMTLSIYILPVGVLSVCYGLICVKIWQNFNLKTRREHVLASSSKDARHLCQVSSVRLISKAKIRTVKMTFVVVLAYIVCWTPFFFVQMWSAWDDAAPREDTAFIIAMLLASLNSCCNPWIYMFFAGHMFQGVTSGFFCCRRYVAASLSSRHHNTAIKTDSNHKSLSHSSSTGESAH, encoded by the exons ATGGAGGACTTTTTACGCGCGGACGACACCCGGATCCAAAACGCGTCGTGGGCCAGATGGCGTGCGTTTGAGAACGGGAGTCACTCCGCCAACAACACCGTAAACCCTTTAAAACGAAATGACGAAGTGGCTAAAGCGGAAGTGGCCGTACTGGTGCTGGTGCTGCTCCTCGCGCTCACTGGCAACCTGTGCGTGCTATGGGCCATCCGCGCCGCCAAGACGCGCCAATCTCGGATGCTCTACTTCATGAGGCACCTTAGTATCGCCGACCTGGTGGTGGCCGTCTTCCAGGTTCTCCCGCAGCTCATCTGGGACATCACGTTCCGCTTCTCCGGGCCGGACGTGCTGTGCAGGCTGGTGAAGTACGCGCAGGTGGTGGGCATGTTCGCGTCCACCTACATGCTGGTGCTGATGTCCATCGACAGGTGCTTGGCCATATGCCAGCCACTCCGACCATTGCGCAGGGGACGGGACCGTGTGTGCGTGGGCACGTCATGGCTGCTAAGTCTGATCTTCAGCGCGCCTCAAATGTACATCTTCTCCCGGCGAGACGTTGGGAACGGCGTGTACGACTGCTGGGGGGACTTTGTACATCCGTGGGGCGCAAAAGTGTACATAACATGGATGACCCTCAGCATCTACATCCTCCCTGTGGGCGTCCTGAGCGTGTGCTACGGCCTCATTTGTGTCAAAATCTGGCAAAACTTTAACCTGAAAACTAGAAGGGAGCACGTTTTGGCTTCGTCATCCAAAGACGCACGTCACCTCTGTCAGGTGAGCAGCGTCAGGCTCATCTCCAAAGCCAAGATTCGCACAGTGAAAATGACTTTTGTGGTAGTGCTGGCTTACATCGTATGCTGGACCCCATTTTTCTTTGTCCAAATGTGGTCTGCGTGGGATGATGCGGCTCCACGAGAAG ACACGGCCTTCATCATTGCCATGTTGCTGGCCAGTCTGAACAGCTGCTGTAACCCTTGGATCTACATGTTCTTCGCCGGTCACATGTTCCAAGGTGTGACAAGCGGTTTCTTCTGCTGTCGACGCTATGTGGCGGCATCCTTGAGCAGCCGCCATCACAACACGGCCATCAAGACGGACAGCAACCACAAAAGCCTCTCGCACTCGTCTAGCACAGGGGAGTCGGCCCACTGA
- the LOC125976965 gene encoding uncharacterized protein isoform X1 codes for MPPKREAGATPSPTPPPKMLKINTVPPDDGPMEELAESTYSPFFHTEQEFEEINDEGSQGIRTDTISLLMKIEELQAQLKYERRCRILAERELREMKEMNTLMAEMRHTAHQLRATLDHVLQGGDATMVPHNSQDEDIAFLPGPEAQTEAVGDKPEDINNYMYLAEDLRVPRNLYEHVGEISDYKKYTAALLMMLFDRETLATHSLQGRRNTVTGEECSKPQLPPEILRSIINHVRVKFGVDSSQIRTAIRTKLNNEDKLLKKRMGMVKVEPKPNNASI; via the exons ATGCCACCCAAGAGAGAGGCGGGGGCGACCCCATCCCCGACGCCGCCGCCAAAGATGCTAAAGATCAACACGGTCCCACCGGATGATGGTCCAATGGAGGAGTTGGCCGAGTCCACTTACTCTCCTTTTTTCCACACCGAG CAGGAATTTGAGGAAATTAATGACGAAGGGAGTCAAGGCATCCGAACGGACACCATCAGCCTGCTGATGAAGATAGAAGAGCTGCAGGCCCAACTCAAATATGAACGGCGATGTCGAATTCTGGCTGAGAGAGAATTGAGGGAGATGAAAG AGATGAACACCCTCATGGCGGAGATGCGACACACGGCTCATCAGCTCCGAGCCACGCTGGACCACGTTCTTCAAGGCGGTGACGCGACGATGGTGCCGCACAACTCCCAAGACGAAGACATCGCTTTCCTGCCGGGGCCCGAGGCCCAAACGGAAGCAGTAGGCGACAAGCCAGAG GATATCAACAACTACATGTACCTCGCTGAAGACCTCCGCGTTCCAAGAAATCTTTACGAGCATGTGGGCGAAATCTCCGACTACAAGAAATACACCGCCGCGCTGCTTATGATGCTTTTTGACAGAGAGACGTTAGCCACGCACTCGCTGCAGGGCCGCAGGAACACTGTGACTGGGGAGGAATGCTCCAAGCCCCAGCTCCCACCTGAGATCCTCAGGAGCATCATCA ATCACGTGCGGGTCAAGTTCGGTGTGGACAGCAGCCAGATCAGGACGGCCATCCGGACCAAGTTGAACAATGAGGACAAATTGCTCAAGAAGAGAATGGGCATGGTCAAAGTGGAACCCAAACCCAACAACGCGTCGATATGA
- the cav4a gene encoding caveolin-2, producing the protein MDDLKKGGDSEEVEIDLEDSSDPEDYDGEQPDFLWKAPTDGQEESIPSSCLVDISDTKPLLDVRDPRGINDCLKVTFEDVIAEPMSVRSGDRVWLWSHALFEVSRVWVYRIISVLLAIPMSILSGILFAILSCIHIWMISPCIKGILIGTRWLQNLWNVVLDILVRPLLTSVGRCCSGFSVHLAKE; encoded by the exons ATGGACGACCTGAAGAAGGGGGGAGATTCCGAGGAAGTGGAGATTGACCTCGAGGACTCCAGTGACCCTGAGGATTATGATGGAGAGCAACCAGACTTCCTGTGGAAAGCGCCCACTGACGGGCAAGAAGAAAGTATTCCTTCGTCTTGTCTGGTGGATATCAGCGATACTAAACCTCTGCTCGATGTTCGCGACCCTCGAGGGATCAACGACTGCCTTAAG GTGACATTTGAGGATGTGATTGCTGAGCCGATGTCGGTGCGCAGCGGGGATCGAGTGTGGCTCTGGAGTCATGCTTTGTTTGAAGTCAGTCGAGTTTGGGTATACAGGATCATCTCAGTGCTTCTGGCCATCCCCATGTCTATCCTCTCAGGAATCCTCTTCGCCATCCTCAGCTGCATACACATATG GATGATCAGCCCGTGCATCAAGGGCATTCTTATAGGAACACGCTGGCTGCAGAACCTCTGGAACGTCGTCCTGGATATCCTTGTGCGGCCCTTGTTGACCAGCGTTGGGCGGTGCTGTAGCGGCTTTAGCGTTCACCTGGCCAAGGAATGA
- the rrp9 gene encoding U3 small nucleolar RNA-interacting protein 2 isoform X2, with protein sequence MSSFFIKGSKKYQVAKTGIKTSKRKGDADPAAKGKAKKQKAKYNEEISSDSDTESPIVPKKGQAKEDYDYDETPQEKKLRLAKLYLNQLKDQEEEKIENDSFETDLIAGRLQEELLEQKGKLQRFIAKDLLPPDASDIRLLRGHKLPITCLVISPDDKFIFSSAKDCSVIKWNVESGKKLHVIPGGRKGTEDRHVGHTAQVLCMSISSDAKYLATGDMNKLIMIWEAETCKHLYKFTGHKGPVSGLSFRRGTHDLYSASHDRSIKVWNVDENAYVETLFGHQDAITGLDCLSRERCVTAGGRDHSVRVWKIAEESQLVFHGHEGSIDCIQLINEEHMITGADDGSVCLWSVNKKKPLSTVKQAHGCHGDPGLEQPHWVAAVAALQNSDVVASGSSNSQVQVWKCSPNYRGLEPLFHIPLVGFVNSLKFSHSGHFLVAGVGQEHRLGRWWRQKEARNGICIIPLKRKPTNQDEALTTE encoded by the exons atgtcatctttttttatCAAGGGGTCAAAAAAATACCAAGTAGCAAAAACGGGGATAAAGACATCAAAGCGGAAA GGTGACGCCGACCCGGCTGCGAAGGGCAAAGCCAAGAAACAGAAAGCAAAGTATAACGAAGAGATTTCCAGCGACTCTGACACAGAGAG TCCGATAGTTCCCAAGAAAGGTCAGGCCAAAGAGGACTATGACTATGATGAGACACCGCAGGAGAAGAAACTGAGATTAGCCAAACTTTACCTCAACCAGTTAAAGGATCAAG AGGAAGAAAAGATAGAAAATGACTCATTTGAAACTGATTTGATTGCGGGGAGACTTCAAGAAGAATTG CTTGAGCAGAAAGGAAAGCTACAGCGGTTCATTGCCAAAGAT cTATTACCACCTGACGCTTCAGATATCCGTCTGTTACGAGGACACAAGCTCCCAATAACCTGCCTGGTTATCAGTCCTGACGATAAGTTCATCTTCTCTTCCGCAAAAGACTGCTCCGTAATTAAAT GGAATGTCGAGAGCGGGAAAAAGCTACATGTCATACCTGGTGGAAGGAAAGGGACAGAGGATCGCCATGTTGGACATACGGCTCAAGTCTTGTGCATGTCTATATCATCCGATGCCAAATACTTG GCCACCGGAGACATGAATAAACTGATTATGATTTGGGAAGCTGAAACGTGCAAGCATCTCTACAAATTCACAGGACACAAAGGCCCCGTGTCG GGTCTCTCGTTCAGGAGGGGAACTCACGATCTGTACAGTGCCTCACATGATCGCTCCATCAAAGTGTGGAATGTGGATGAAAACGCATATGTGGAAACTCT CTTCGGCCATCAGGACGCCATCACGGGACTGGACTGCTTAAGCCGAGAACGTTGTGTGACCGCCGGCGGCCGAGACCACAGCGTGCGGGTGTGGAAGATCGCAGAGGAGTCGCAGCTGGTCTTCCACGGCCACGA GGGTTCAATCGATTGCATCCAGCTCATCAACGAGGAGCACATGATCACAGGAGCTGACGACGG CTCTGTGTGTCTTTGGAGCGTCAATAAGAAGAAGCCCCTCAGCACGGTGAAGCAGGCTCacggttgccatggagacccCGGGCTGGAGCAGCCTCACTGGGTCGCCGCGGTAGCCGCGCTTCAGAATAGCGACGTCGTAGCCTCAG GTTCCAGCAACTCGCAGGTGCAAGTGTGGAAATGCAGTCCGAATTATCGAGGGCTTGAGCCTCTCTTCCATATTCCACTG GTCGGTTTTGTCAACAGCTTGAAGTTTTCGCACTCTGGTCACTTCTTGGTGGCGGGTGTCGGGCAGGAACACAG GTTGGGTCGATGGTGGAGACAAAAAGAGGCCCGCAATGGAATCTGTATCATTCCCCTTAAAAGAAAACCTACCAATCAAGATGAAGCCCTTACAACAGAATAG